The Pseudomonas fluorescens genome includes a window with the following:
- the clpA gene encoding ATP-dependent Clp protease ATP-binding subunit ClpA produces MLNRELEVTLNLAFKEARSKRHEFMTVEHLLLALLDNEAAATVLRACGANLDKLKHDLQEFIDSTTPLIPVHDEDRETQPTLGFQRVLQRAVFHVQSSGKREVTGANVLVAIFSEQESQAVFLLKQQSVARIDVVNYIAHGISKVPGHGDHSEGEQDMQDDEGGESSSSGNPLDAYASNLNELARQGRIDPLVGREAEVERVAQILARRRKNNPLLVGEAGVGKTAIAEGLAKRIVDDQVPDLLANSVVYSLDLGALLAGTKYRGDFEKRFKALLGELKKRPQAILFIDEIHTIIGAGAASGGVMDASNLLKPLLSSGDIRCIGSTTFQEFRGIFEKDRALARRFQKVDVSEPSVEDTIGILRGLKGRFELHHNIEYSDEALRAAAELASRYINDRHMPDKAIDVIDEAGAYQRLQPLEKRVKRIEVPQVEDIVAKIARIPPKHVTSSDKELLRNLERDLKLTVFGQDAAIDSLSTAIKLSRAGLKSPDKPVGSFLFAGPTGVGKTEAARQLAKAMGIELVRFDMSEYMERHTVSRLIGAPPGYVGFDQGGLLTEAITKQPHCVLLLDEIEKAHPEVFNLLLQVMDHGTLTDNNGRKADFRNVIIIMTTNAGAETAARASIGFTHQDHSSDAMEVIKKSFTPEFRNRLDTIIQFGRLSHEVIKSVVDKFLTELQAQLEDKRVLLEVTDAARSWLAEGGYDVTMGARPMARLIQDKIKRPLAEEILFGELAEHGGVVHIDIKDGELTFDFETTAEMA; encoded by the coding sequence ATGTTAAACCGCGAGCTCGAAGTCACCCTCAATCTTGCCTTCAAGGAGGCTCGTTCGAAGCGTCATGAATTCATGACCGTCGAACACCTGCTGCTGGCCCTATTGGATAACGAGGCTGCCGCCACCGTTTTGCGTGCCTGCGGCGCGAACCTCGATAAACTCAAGCATGATCTGCAGGAGTTCATCGACTCCACCACGCCACTGATCCCCGTTCATGACGAGGATCGCGAAACCCAGCCAACCCTGGGCTTCCAGCGTGTCCTGCAGCGTGCTGTCTTCCATGTACAGAGCTCGGGCAAGCGTGAAGTCACCGGCGCCAACGTGCTGGTTGCCATCTTCAGCGAGCAGGAAAGCCAGGCGGTGTTCCTGCTCAAGCAGCAGAGCGTTGCGCGTATCGATGTCGTCAACTACATCGCCCATGGCATCTCCAAGGTGCCGGGGCATGGCGATCATTCCGAGGGTGAGCAGGATATGCAGGACGACGAGGGCGGTGAGTCTTCTTCTTCAGGCAACCCATTGGATGCCTATGCCAGCAACCTGAACGAACTGGCACGCCAGGGGCGCATTGACCCGCTGGTCGGGCGCGAAGCGGAAGTCGAGCGTGTTGCCCAGATCCTGGCTCGGCGTCGCAAGAACAACCCATTGCTGGTGGGCGAGGCGGGCGTGGGCAAGACCGCCATCGCCGAAGGCCTGGCCAAGCGCATCGTTGACGACCAGGTGCCGGACCTGCTGGCCAACAGCGTGGTGTATTCCCTCGACCTGGGTGCCTTGCTGGCCGGTACCAAGTACCGCGGTGACTTCGAGAAACGCTTCAAGGCGTTGCTCGGCGAGTTGAAAAAACGTCCGCAAGCGATCCTGTTCATCGACGAAATCCACACCATTATTGGTGCCGGGGCGGCGTCGGGTGGGGTCATGGATGCGTCGAACCTGCTCAAGCCATTGCTGTCGTCGGGTGATATTCGTTGCATCGGCTCGACCACGTTCCAGGAATTTCGCGGGATCTTCGAGAAAGACCGTGCCCTGGCCCGGCGTTTCCAGAAGGTCGATGTGTCGGAGCCTTCGGTGGAGGACACCATTGGTATCCTGCGCGGCCTGAAAGGGCGTTTCGAGCTGCACCACAACATCGAATACAGCGATGAAGCCCTGCGCGCGGCGGCTGAGCTGGCCTCGCGTTACATCAACGACCGGCACATGCCGGACAAGGCCATCGACGTCATCGACGAGGCGGGTGCCTACCAGCGCCTGCAACCGTTGGAGAAGCGCGTCAAGCGCATCGAAGTGCCTCAGGTCGAGGACATCGTGGCAAAAATCGCGCGTATTCCGCCTAAGCACGTCACCAGTTCCGACAAGGAGTTGCTGCGTAACCTGGAGCGTGACCTGAAGCTGACGGTGTTCGGCCAGGATGCGGCCATCGACTCGCTGTCGACCGCCATCAAGCTGTCCCGCGCCGGTCTCAAATCGCCGGACAAGCCCGTGGGTTCGTTCCTGTTCGCCGGTCCTACCGGCGTCGGCAAGACCGAGGCCGCGCGGCAACTGGCCAAGGCAATGGGTATCGAGCTGGTTCGCTTCGACATGTCCGAGTACATGGAGCGCCACACCGTATCGCGTCTGATCGGTGCGCCTCCAGGCTATGTCGGTTTCGACCAGGGCGGCCTGCTGACCGAAGCCATCACCAAGCAGCCACACTGCGTATTGTTGCTCGACGAAATCGAGAAGGCGCATCCGGAAGTCTTCAACCTGCTCCTGCAGGTCATGGACCACGGCACGCTGACCGATAACAACGGGCGCAAGGCGGACTTCCGCAACGTGATCATCATCATGACCACGAACGCCGGTGCCGAAACTGCGGCTCGCGCTTCGATCGGTTTCACCCATCAGGACCACTCGTCCGATGCGATGGAAGTGATCAAGAAGAGCTTCACGCCTGAATTCCGCAACCGCCTGGATACCATTATCCAGTTTGGTCGCCTCAGCCATGAAGTCATCAAGAGCGTGGTGGACAAGTTCCTTACCGAACTTCAGGCGCAGCTCGAAGACAAGCGTGTCTTGTTGGAAGTCACCGATGCGGCCCGCAGTTGGCTGGCAGAAGGTGGTTACGATGTGACGATGGGCGCGCGGCCGATGGCTCGCTTGATCCAGGACAAGATCAAGCGTCCGCTGGCCGAGGAAATCCTCTTTGGCGAACTGGCCGAGCATGGCGGTGTGGTGCACATCGACATCAAGGACGGCGAACTGACCTTCGACTTCGAAACCACGGCCGAAATGGCCTGA
- the infA gene encoding translation initiation factor IF-1 has translation MSKEDSFEMEGTVVDTLPNTMFRVELENGHVVTAHISGKMRKNYIRILTGDKVRVELTPYDLSKGRITYRAR, from the coding sequence ATGTCGAAAGAAGACAGCTTCGAAATGGAAGGCACTGTCGTCGACACCCTGCCCAACACCATGTTTCGTGTGGAGTTGGAAAATGGGCACGTCGTAACCGCGCATATCTCCGGCAAGATGCGCAAGAACTACATTCGTATTCTTACCGGTGACAAAGTGCGCGTCGAGCTGACGCCCTATGACTTGAGCAAAGGGCGCATCACTTACCGCGCTCGCTAA
- a CDS encoding arginyltransferase, protein MTELARLKFYATQPHSCSYLPEEQATTLFLDPSQPMDVHVYADLSEMGFRRSGDHLYRPHCQHCNACVPARIPVTQFLPNRQQKRIFKRNADLQVRPAKPQFTEEYFDLYQRYIEQRHADGDMYPPSRDQFSTFLVRDLPFSRFYEFRLDGRLVAIAVTDLLPNGLSAVYTFYEPDEERRSLGRFAILWQINEARRLGLEAVYLGYWIKNCKKMNYKTQYRPIELLINQRWVVLS, encoded by the coding sequence ATGACCGAGTTGGCGCGCTTGAAGTTCTATGCCACTCAGCCCCACTCTTGCAGTTATCTGCCGGAGGAGCAGGCCACGACGCTGTTCCTCGACCCCAGCCAGCCCATGGATGTGCATGTCTACGCAGACCTGTCGGAAATGGGCTTTCGTCGTAGCGGCGACCACCTCTACCGGCCCCATTGCCAGCATTGCAACGCCTGCGTCCCGGCGCGCATCCCTGTGACGCAATTTTTGCCCAACCGTCAGCAGAAACGCATTTTCAAGCGCAACGCCGATCTTCAGGTCCGCCCGGCCAAGCCGCAGTTCACCGAAGAATATTTCGACCTGTACCAGCGCTACATTGAACAACGCCATGCCGATGGCGACATGTACCCACCCAGTCGGGATCAGTTCTCGACCTTCCTGGTGCGCGACCTGCCGTTTTCCCGCTTCTACGAGTTCCGACTGGACGGGCGCCTGGTCGCCATCGCCGTCACGGACCTGCTGCCCAATGGACTTTCGGCGGTGTACACCTTCTACGAGCCGGACGAAGAACGGCGCAGCCTGGGACGGTTTGCCATCCTCTGGCAAATCAACGAAGCCCGGCGCCTGGGCCTGGAAGCGGTGTACCTGGGCTACTGGATCAAGAACTGCAAGAAAATGAACTACAAGACCCAATATCGCCCCATTGAACTGCTGATTAACCAGCGGTGGGTTGTCCTGAGTTAA
- the aat gene encoding leucyl/phenylalanyl-tRNA--protein transferase, which yields MLTWLQRNSFEFPPLAKAMRDPNGLLAAGGDLSADRLVQAYRHGCFPWFSEGQPILWWSPDPRTVLFPDELHISRSLGKLLRKQRYEVTFDRDFAAVIQACAAPREYAEGTWITDAMQTAYLELHRRGFAHSVEVWDQGALVGGLYGLAMGQLFFGESMFSRADNASKFGFARLVQHLKAAGFVLIDCQMPTEHLHSLGARSIPRTEFAGYLKAHLDQPNHATWVC from the coding sequence ATGCTGACCTGGTTACAACGCAACAGCTTCGAGTTCCCGCCCCTGGCAAAAGCCATGCGCGACCCCAACGGGTTATTGGCCGCCGGTGGCGACCTATCCGCCGACAGGTTGGTCCAGGCGTATCGCCATGGTTGCTTCCCATGGTTTTCCGAGGGGCAGCCGATCCTCTGGTGGTCGCCAGACCCGCGCACGGTGCTGTTTCCCGACGAACTGCACATTTCCCGCAGCCTGGGCAAACTGCTGCGCAAGCAGCGCTATGAAGTGACGTTCGATCGGGATTTTGCCGCAGTCATCCAGGCCTGCGCGGCGCCGCGGGAGTATGCCGAGGGCACCTGGATCACCGACGCCATGCAAACCGCCTATCTGGAACTGCACCGACGCGGTTTCGCCCATTCGGTGGAAGTGTGGGACCAAGGGGCGCTGGTGGGCGGCCTGTATGGCTTAGCCATGGGCCAGCTGTTTTTTGGCGAGTCGATGTTCAGCCGAGCCGACAATGCGTCGAAATTCGGCTTCGCGAGGCTGGTCCAACACCTCAAGGCCGCCGGTTTCGTGCTGATCGACTGCCAGATGCCCACCGAGCATCTGCACAGCCTGGGCGCCCGCTCGATTCCACGGACTGAGTTTGCTGGCTATCTCAAGGCCCATCTGGATCAACCCAACCACGCAACCTGGGTTTGCTGA
- the trxB gene encoding thioredoxin-disulfide reductase, whose protein sequence is MSEVKHSRLIILGSGPAGYSAAVYAARANLKPVVITGLQAGGQLTTTVEVDNWPGDVEGLTGPVLMERMQRHAERFDTQIVYDHIHTAKLQQRPFELIGDSGTYTCDALIIATGASAQYLGLPSEETFAGKGVSACATCDGFFYRNQVVAVVGGGNTAVEEALYLSNIAREVHLIHRRDKLRSEKILQDKLFEKAASGNIKLHWNQNLDEVLGDASGVTGARLRHSETGETSTLPLAGVFIAIGHKPNTELFQGQLKMRDGYLFVRGGSEGNATATDIEGVFAAGDVADHVYRQAITSAGAGCMAALDAEKYLDDIPAV, encoded by the coding sequence ATGAGCGAAGTGAAGCATTCACGCCTGATCATTCTCGGTTCGGGCCCTGCGGGGTACAGCGCTGCCGTTTATGCTGCCCGCGCCAACCTCAAACCCGTTGTCATTACCGGCCTGCAGGCCGGTGGCCAGCTCACCACCACGGTGGAAGTCGACAACTGGCCCGGCGACGTCGAAGGCCTGACGGGCCCGGTACTGATGGAACGCATGCAACGGCACGCCGAGCGCTTCGACACGCAGATCGTCTACGACCATATTCACACCGCCAAGTTGCAACAGCGTCCCTTCGAGCTTATCGGCGACAGCGGCACCTACACCTGCGATGCGCTGATCATTGCCACCGGCGCTTCCGCGCAATACCTGGGCCTGCCCTCGGAAGAGACCTTCGCCGGCAAAGGCGTTTCAGCCTGTGCAACCTGCGATGGCTTTTTCTATCGAAACCAGGTGGTGGCCGTGGTCGGCGGCGGTAACACGGCGGTCGAGGAAGCCTTGTACCTGTCGAACATCGCCAGGGAAGTGCACCTGATCCACCGTCGCGACAAGCTGCGTTCAGAGAAGATCCTGCAGGACAAACTCTTCGAAAAGGCCGCCAGCGGCAATATCAAGCTGCATTGGAACCAGAACCTGGATGAAGTCCTGGGCGACGCCAGCGGCGTGACTGGCGCGCGCCTGCGCCACAGCGAGACCGGCGAAACCAGCACCTTGCCCCTGGCCGGCGTATTCATTGCTATCGGCCATAAACCCAATACCGAGCTATTCCAGGGCCAGTTGAAGATGCGTGACGGCTACCTGTTCGTACGCGGCGGCAGCGAAGGCAACGCCACCGCGACCGATATCGAGGGCGTGTTCGCCGCCGGCGATGTGGCCGACCACGTCTATCGCCAGGCAATTACCTCCGCCGGTGCCGGCTGCATGGCCGCACTCGACGCTGAGAAGTATCTCGATGACATCCCTGCCGTTTGA
- a CDS encoding DNA translocase FtsK, whose protein sequence is MKKSTAAPKPVVPLWRQQLHYRLKEGALIAIGALCLFLMMALLTYGKDDPGWSHNSKIDDVQNFGGPAGSYSADILFMVLGYFAYIFPLLLAIKAYQIFRQRHEPWQWSGWLFSWRLIGLVFLVLSGAALAHIHFHAPTGLPAGAGGALGESLGDLARNALNIQGSTLLFIALFLFGLTVFTDLSWFKVMDVTGKITLDLIELIQGAMNRWWAARTERKQLVAQLREVDDRVHDVVAPTTPDKREQAKVKERLIEREQALSKHMSEREKQVPPVITMAPAKPPEQSKRVQKEKQAPLFVDSAVEGTLPPISILDPAEKKQLNYSPESLAAVGHLLEIKLKEFGVEVSVDSIHPGPVITRYEIQPAAGVKVSRIANLAKDLARSLAVTSVRVVEVIPGKTTVGIEIPNEDRQIVRFSEVLSTPEYDNHKSPVTLALGHDIGGKPVITDLAKMPHLLVAGTTGSGKSVGVNAMILSILFKSGPEDAKLIMIDPKMLELSIYEGIPHLLCPVVTDMKDAANALRWSVAEMERRYKLMAKMGVRNLSGFNAKVKEAEEAGTPLSDPLYHRENIHDEAPLLHKLPTIVVVVDEFADMMMIVGKKVEELIARIAQKARAAGIHLILATQRPSVDVITGLIKANIPTRMAFQVSSKIDSRTIIDQGGAEQLLGHGDMLYMPPGTSLPIRVHGAFVSDDEVHRVVEAWKLRGAPEYNDDILNGVEEAGSGFEGSSGGGDDDAETDALYDEAVQFVLESRRASISAVQRKLKIGYNRAARMIEAMEMAGVVTAMNTNGSREVLAPGPMRD, encoded by the coding sequence TTGAAGAAATCCACCGCAGCACCCAAACCAGTCGTTCCGCTCTGGCGCCAGCAACTGCACTACCGGCTCAAGGAAGGTGCGTTGATCGCCATCGGCGCCCTGTGCCTGTTCCTGATGATGGCCCTGCTGACCTACGGCAAGGACGATCCGGGCTGGAGCCATAACAGCAAGATCGACGATGTGCAGAATTTCGGCGGTCCGGCCGGTTCCTACAGCGCCGACATCCTGTTCATGGTGCTGGGCTATTTCGCCTACATCTTCCCGTTGCTGCTGGCGATCAAGGCCTACCAGATCTTCCGCCAGCGCCACGAGCCGTGGCAGTGGAGCGGCTGGCTGTTCTCCTGGCGGCTGATCGGCCTGGTGTTCCTGGTGTTGTCGGGGGCCGCACTGGCCCATATCCATTTCCACGCGCCCACCGGCTTGCCGGCCGGGGCGGGCGGGGCGTTGGGGGAAAGCCTCGGCGACCTGGCCAGGAACGCCCTGAACATCCAGGGCAGTACGCTGCTGTTCATCGCCCTGTTCCTGTTCGGCCTGACGGTGTTCACCGACCTGTCGTGGTTCAAGGTCATGGACGTCACCGGCAAGATCACCCTCGACCTGATCGAACTGATCCAGGGCGCCATGAACCGCTGGTGGGCGGCGCGCACCGAGCGCAAGCAATTGGTGGCGCAACTGCGTGAAGTCGACGACCGCGTCCACGACGTGGTAGCCCCGACGACGCCGGACAAACGCGAGCAGGCCAAGGTCAAGGAGCGCCTGATCGAGCGTGAGCAGGCGTTGAGCAAGCACATGTCCGAGCGCGAGAAACAGGTGCCGCCGGTCATCACCATGGCCCCGGCCAAGCCGCCCGAGCAAAGCAAGCGCGTCCAGAAGGAGAAACAGGCGCCGCTGTTCGTCGACAGCGCGGTGGAAGGCACCTTGCCGCCGATCTCGATCCTGGACCCGGCCGAGAAGAAACAACTCAACTATTCCCCCGAATCCCTGGCGGCCGTCGGCCATTTGCTGGAGATCAAGCTCAAGGAGTTCGGCGTCGAGGTCTCGGTGGACTCGATCCACCCGGGGCCGGTCATCACCCGCTACGAAATCCAGCCAGCCGCCGGCGTGAAGGTCAGCCGCATCGCCAACCTCGCGAAGGACCTGGCGCGTTCCCTGGCCGTGACCAGCGTACGGGTGGTGGAAGTGATTCCCGGCAAGACCACCGTGGGTATCGAGATTCCCAACGAAGACCGGCAGATCGTGCGCTTCTCGGAAGTGTTGTCGACGCCTGAGTACGACAACCACAAGTCGCCGGTTACCCTGGCCCTGGGTCACGACATCGGCGGCAAGCCGGTCATCACCGACCTGGCGAAAATGCCCCACCTGCTGGTGGCCGGTACCACCGGTTCCGGTAAGTCGGTGGGTGTGAACGCGATGATCCTGTCGATTCTGTTCAAATCCGGCCCCGAAGACGCCAAGCTGATCATGATCGACCCGAAAATGCTCGAGCTGTCCATCTATGAGGGCATCCCGCACTTGCTGTGCCCGGTGGTCACCGACATGAAGGACGCCGCCAACGCGCTGCGCTGGAGCGTCGCCGAGATGGAGCGCCGCTACAAGCTGATGGCGAAGATGGGCGTGCGTAACCTGTCGGGCTTCAACGCCAAGGTCAAGGAAGCCGAAGAGGCCGGTACGCCGCTGAGCGACCCGCTGTACCACCGCGAAAACATCCACGACGAAGCGCCGCTGCTGCACAAGCTGCCGACCATTGTGGTGGTGGTGGATGAATTCGCCGACATGATGATGATCGTCGGCAAGAAGGTCGAAGAACTGATCGCCCGTATCGCCCAGAAGGCCCGTGCGGCCGGTATCCACTTGATTCTCGCGACACAGCGGCCGTCGGTGGACGTGATCACCGGCCTGATCAAGGCCAACATTCCGACGCGCATGGCGTTCCAGGTGTCGAGCAAGATCGACTCGCGGACCATCATCGACCAGGGTGGCGCCGAGCAGTTGCTCGGTCACGGTGACATGCTCTACATGCCGCCGGGCACCAGCCTGCCGATTCGCGTGCATGGCGCGTTCGTCTCCGATGACGAAGTGCACCGCGTGGTGGAGGCCTGGAAACTGCGTGGTGCTCCTGAATACAACGACGACATTCTCAACGGTGTCGAAGAAGCTGGCAGCGGTTTCGAGGGCAGCAGTGGCGGCGGTGACGACGATGCTGAAACCGATGCGCTCTACGACGAAGCGGTGCAGTTCGTCCTGGAGAGCCGCCGAGCCTCGATTTCTGCCGTTCAGCGCAAGCTGAAGATTGGCTACAACCGCGCCGCCCGCATGATCGAAGCCATGGAAATGGCCGGGGTGGTGACGGCCATGAACACCAACGGCTCGCGCGAAGTACTGGCGCCGGGCCCGATGCGCGACTAA
- the lolA gene encoding outer membrane lipoprotein chaperone LolA — protein MRLIRMLLLPVLALTTLSAHAGEKDVARLTQLLGGSQTLTARFSQLTLDGSGTQLQETAGDMALQRPGLFYWHTDAPAEQLMVSDGKKVSLWDPDLEQVTIKTLDQRLTQTPALLLSGDISEISQSFEITSKEAGGVIDFTLKPKTKDSLFDSLRLSFRNGLVNDMQLIDSVGQRTNILFTGVKANEPIAASKFKFDIPKGADVIQE, from the coding sequence ATGCGCCTGATTCGCATGTTGCTGTTGCCCGTACTGGCCCTGACCACCTTGTCGGCCCACGCCGGCGAAAAGGATGTGGCCCGCCTGACCCAATTGCTGGGGGGCTCCCAGACCCTGACGGCACGTTTCTCCCAGTTGACCCTCGATGGCAGTGGTACCCAATTGCAGGAAACCGCCGGCGACATGGCCCTGCAGCGTCCAGGCCTGTTCTACTGGCACACCGATGCGCCAGCCGAACAACTGATGGTCTCCGATGGCAAGAAAGTCTCCCTGTGGGACCCGGACCTGGAACAGGTGACCATCAAGACCCTCGACCAGCGCCTGACCCAGACGCCGGCGTTGCTGCTCTCCGGCGACATCTCCGAGATCAGCCAGAGCTTCGAGATCACCTCCAAGGAGGCTGGGGGCGTGATTGACTTCACCCTCAAGCCCAAGACCAAGGACAGCCTGTTCGACAGCCTGCGCCTGTCGTTCCGTAACGGCCTGGTCAACGATATGCAACTGATCGACAGTGTCGGCCAGCGCACCAACATCCTGTTCACCGGGGTCAAGGCCAACGAGCCGATCGCCGCGTCCAAGTTCAAGTTCGACATCCCCAAGGGTGCCGATGTGATCCAGGAATAA
- a CDS encoding replication-associated recombination protein A, which produces MDLFRSAPIAQPLAARLRATNLDEYVGQEHVLARGKPLREALEQGALHSMIFWGPPGVGKTTLARLLAEVSDAHFETVSAVLAGVKEIRQAVEVAKQQAGQYGKRTILFVDEVHRFNKSQQDAFLPYVEDGTLIFIGATTENPSFELNNALLSRARVYVLKSLDEAAMRKLVHRALTEERGLGKRHLSLSDEGFQILFSAADGDGRRLLNLLENASDLAEDDSEIGVELLQSLLGDTRRRFDKGGEAFYDQISALHKSIRGSNPDAALYWFARMIDGGCDPLYLARRVVRMASEDIGNADPRALSLCLAAWDVQERLGSPEGELAVAQAITYLASAPKSNAVYMGFKAAMRSATEHGSLEVPLHLRNAPTKLMKQLGYGEEYRYAHDEPDAYAAGEDYFPDELEPQRFYQPVPRGLELKIGEKLNHLAQLDRLSPRQRRKP; this is translated from the coding sequence ATGGACCTGTTTCGAAGCGCCCCGATTGCCCAGCCATTGGCCGCCCGCCTGCGTGCGACCAACCTGGATGAGTACGTCGGCCAGGAGCATGTGCTCGCTCGCGGCAAGCCTTTGCGCGAAGCCTTGGAGCAGGGTGCCTTGCACTCGATGATCTTCTGGGGCCCGCCGGGCGTGGGCAAGACCACCCTGGCGCGACTGCTGGCAGAAGTCTCGGATGCCCACTTCGAAACGGTGTCGGCGGTGCTGGCCGGGGTCAAGGAAATCCGCCAGGCGGTGGAAGTGGCCAAGCAGCAGGCCGGGCAGTACGGCAAGCGCACCATCCTGTTCGTCGACGAAGTGCACCGCTTCAACAAGTCCCAACAGGACGCGTTCCTGCCCTACGTCGAAGACGGCACGCTGATCTTCATCGGCGCGACCACCGAAAACCCTTCGTTCGAACTCAACAACGCCTTGCTGTCCCGGGCGCGGGTCTATGTGCTCAAGAGCCTCGACGAGGCGGCGATGCGCAAGCTGGTGCATCGGGCGCTGACCGAGGAACGCGGCCTGGGCAAGCGGCATTTGAGCCTCAGCGATGAAGGCTTCCAGATCCTGTTTTCAGCCGCCGATGGCGATGGCCGACGTTTGCTCAACCTGCTGGAAAACGCCTCGGACCTGGCCGAAGACGACAGCGAGATTGGTGTCGAGCTGCTGCAAAGCCTGCTGGGGGATACCCGTCGACGCTTCGACAAGGGCGGCGAAGCGTTCTACGACCAGATTTCGGCGCTGCACAAATCCATCCGCGGCTCCAACCCCGACGCCGCCTTGTACTGGTTTGCGCGCATGATCGACGGCGGCTGCGATCCGCTGTACCTGGCGCGGCGCGTGGTGCGCATGGCCAGCGAAGACATCGGCAATGCCGACCCGCGGGCCCTGAGCCTGTGCCTGGCAGCCTGGGATGTGCAGGAGCGCCTCGGCAGCCCGGAAGGCGAGCTCGCCGTGGCCCAGGCCATTACCTACCTGGCCAGCGCGCCGAAAAGCAACGCCGTCTACATGGGCTTCAAGGCCGCGATGCGCAGCGCTACCGAGCACGGCTCCCTCGAGGTGCCGCTGCACCTGCGCAACGCGCCGACCAAGCTCATGAAGCAGTTGGGCTACGGCGAAGAATACCGTTACGCCCACGATGAGCCGGACGCCTATGCTGCCGGTGAAGACTATTTTCCCGACGAACTCGAACCCCAGCGGTTCTACCAGCCGGTGCCCCGGGGCCTGGAGCTGAAGATCGGCGAGAAGCTCAACCACTTGGCCCAACTGGACCGCTTGAGTCCACGGCAGCGGAGAAAACCTTGA
- the crcB gene encoding fluoride efflux transporter CrcB, whose protein sequence is MIPLILAVSAGGVAGTLARFATSNWVSANWPRHFYTATLAVNIVGCLLIGVLYGLFLIRPEVPVEVRAGLIVGFLGGLTTFSSFSLDTVRLLESGQVPLALGYAAISVFGGLLATWAGLSLTKLI, encoded by the coding sequence TTGATTCCCTTGATCCTTGCAGTCTCCGCTGGCGGTGTTGCCGGCACCTTGGCACGGTTCGCCACCAGCAATTGGGTCAGCGCAAATTGGCCGCGGCACTTCTATACCGCGACGCTGGCCGTTAATATCGTGGGCTGTCTGCTGATCGGCGTCCTGTACGGCCTGTTTTTGATTCGCCCGGAAGTGCCTGTCGAAGTGCGTGCCGGGCTCATCGTCGGCTTCCTTGGCGGCCTGACGACCTTTTCATCCTTTTCACTGGATACGGTGCGCCTGCTGGAAAGCGGGCAGGTGCCGCTGGCCCTGGGCTACGCGGCCATCAGCGTATTCGGCGGGCTGCTCGCCACCTGGGCCGGCCTGTCCCTGACCAAACTTATCTAA